The window GTTTGAAAGTAACATTTTCATAACATCAATTTTGTTTTCTTTACCACGCCTTCCACGAATGTCATTGCATGATGAAATTTTGCATGCACAACAAATTTAGAATTTTTTAAATGCTTATCTATTTTATTTATTGTATTACTGTTCACACCCAGACATATGAGCTCTGGTGTAGAAACTCCACGTCATGTCTACTAGTCACTTTGTGGCCAATTATGCTAGTGCTTGTACGGCGGTTTGGTCATGAAGATGTTGACAGAATTCTACCATGCTGATTGTAATTCTCGATGTTGAGTGTAAAGTGAGCAGATGAACTCGGGAGCCAAATCGCTGCTCCGGCCCGGTCTGGATTAGGTGTAATTTTTGTCTGCTGCCTGTTGTTCAGTTAAAACTTGAGCTAAATATCATACAGCACACAAATTTTACACTCGATCGAAGTGAGGCCTTAATCCCTAAAGTTTCACCTCCTTCCGGATTAAATGCCTGCCTGATTCTTGCTGCAAAAAATGGGTGGCCAATGGTCATCTACAAAGGGTCCTCCCCTAACGGGAAAGATTAGTGACAAAACTTCGATTCCTGCTTTCAGGCACATGTAGGAAAATAAACAGCAGTGGTATCCAAATTAACTTCGACATGATAAGCCTGCAGGGGCGACCAAGTAGATAGACGATTCAGTTTTCAGAACAAGCAGTGTTTAAAAGGCTCACATGGACCATAGGAAGAGGTGTATGAAAGCCCGTTGTGTACATTTATTGCTGACATATTCGCTGTACCACAACAGTTAGTTGCTTGTTTTCTACAGTGAAACATCGGGGTAATATTCACAACGCTCCTCTCAAACATGAGGATGGATGCCATGTAACACACCCACTTTTATTTATTGTTACAAGCAAGACACTCAGACTGTCAGTATACTAATCCCAATGGTAATACATTTCAATCATCTTTCTTGTGTAAGGCACGAGGCAGACTATTATTACCATTCAGGGCTGCATGGTACACTCGCTTCTCCGCTAACCCAAGATCTGAAAGAATCAAGTTTCCCTGAAACATGGAAGTCAAGAAGAGTTAATAACTTGGTGTATACATCTaacagaaatgatttctgagacTGATTGATTAACAAGAAAGATGAATATATACCTCCACTGCCATTAATTTCCGTACATTATCTGCGTAGAGCTTCGGATCATCTTTTTCTTGCTCAGAAGGATAGTACACAGGCAAATGCACAACCTCTAGATAATTCACAAACTGACAAAGGAGCAGAAATACATGGCGTGCCTGAAAGTTTCAACGATGTTAAATGGATACTATATGCTCATATATGGAAGTGCTCTTTCGTATATTTAATTAACTGGGGTTATTTGGATGACTGCTAAAATCAGTTGGGGTAACTTCAGAAAAGTACTCTCTCCATCTGGAATTAGTTGACgctcaaacggatgtatctagcactgaaatacgtttagatacatccgtttgagcGTCAACTAATTCCAGATAGAGGTAGTACCATAGAACAAACTCATTATGGATGCACCTTACAAACATTAAAAAACATGCTATATCCATTGTTATCAAATGAATTGTGCACAAGTCTTACTAGTTTTCTCAGATCAACTGTCAATTATGAAATTTCTATATAAACTGTTTTAGACTTTAGGGTGAGGAAATCAATTAAGAAAACAAAAAGTGTACCTCAGTATATTCCATTGTGAAAAGATATAAAGGATACATGGGCAAAATGGTAGCTAATGACAGGAAGTTCATCAATGTAACGTCCAGAATATATGCACTAATGAAACCAACACAAAATGATATCGATGAAATGTTACTTTAGTGAAGACATCATCAATTCTAGAAAGAGCATTTCATTTTCTTGTTCATACATGTGGTCATTATAGGCATCTGGAACTGAAAACTACAAATGTGTGCAGATTGCCATTGACAGTGAGACACTCACCCCATCCATGGAGTCCCATGCTGGACTGAATCTCTTGTAAGGGTATCTTAAAATGACAGGTTGTACTGGTGCTCTTGCGAGAAAGGCCCCTGTCTTGAATGGAAGGAGATAATCCCCGTTTGTAGTTGTGCCCTCTACAATTAGGAATATAACCAAGTGTAAGTAAGATGCATAAACGAAGACTCTACATAAAAACAGAGGCAGATTTACAAACACTTAATCCAAGTGCTCTTGGACCACAATACGTAATTTCACAATTTTAGTTTGTACAAATATagaagtactccctctgtaaactaatgtaagacgtttttgcagttcAAAATTGAACTGCAAAGTACGGAGGTAGTAGTAAAATAGATTGCACTGAATTTGAACAGATATAGCATGAAATATTGAAGTGTCTTTTTATAAAAGAAGCACGTAGCCGTATACATACGTAAAGCCAATGCAGTTAACAATCCAAATTCATCAAGCAGGAAAGCTACTACAAGTCAAATACAGATACAACATCTTGATCTTATATCAAGATTGATTGCAGTCCCAGCAAAAAGGAAAACGAGATTAAAATAAGACTAGTCACATCATAGATGTAATTAGAAGATATAGTGAACAAATAAAAATATACTCCTAAGAACAAAATGTGTTCCGCAAGAAAAGAAATATATACCAGGTCACTAGCAATGCAAATATGCATCAGAGAAGAACAATAAACTAGAAAATACTTAGTTACTGTCCATATGCAGATTGAATGGCAAAAGAAAGCAGCATTATTATACACCAACCAGGAAAGAGTAACATCATCGGAGAATTCTTTTGTCGATGAGCTCGCTGGATTCTTTCAGTTACAGCACCTGTATGGTATAGATTAGAAAGCAACAACAAGCAAAATAGAATGGTGTAAGGTACGTTGTTTCAACAAATCCTGACCACAAAAAACTAAGTCATTTATGTACAAACAAAGGTGAATCTATCTACAGTAACTATATATTCAACACAGAATGATATAGGGTATGTTGTTTCAACAATCCTGACCACAAGAAACTAAACGGAAGTGAATCTGCCTACAGTAACTGTATAAACAAAAGTCAATTAAACTAACAGTTCAAGAATGGCATGACTATATTGGAAGGTCACCACGATGATGATTACGAATAAGATGTACTTGTAGAGTGCAGGCACCCATCAGTTTGTGGAGATTCATTGTGTCAATATAGTAACTCTTCGAGTACGAAAAGCATAAGCCATAATCTAATCATGAACCACGACGATGAAAATAAATCCATAACTTAAGCAAGAAAAACTTAAGTATGATCACTTAAGGTCAGATATCGTCATATACCTGAAACACCTTTGAAATCCGAAGTTTTAGACTCTCGCTGAACAAAAATACAACCAATGCATTTGCTGCATCACAACAGAAATCATGTTGTAAATTCAGTTAACAAAAAATACAAGCAACTGTCTAGCCATATACTATCCACTAAAATACAATGTCGCTCTAACCAAAAAGTAGAAAAGCAAGAGACTCAATACAGTAGAGAATGTTATTACCTTATGAGACCAACTAGGGGCAATCTGGCCACTGATCTCTTCAAGGATGATAGTCATGTGCAAAACAGGCATGTCAAAATCAATATATTCCGACGACATGATTTTCAAGAAATCATGTGAATACATCGAACATACATAACTGAAGTACCTTAGCAACAAAACTTGGAAGAGAGGATGACATGTGATAAAGAATATCCACATATGATACATGATTAGATACAATTGCCCCTGGTCTTTCCAATAATTCAGACTGGCCCAGATCCTTGCCCTAAAAGAAATGAACTGTCCAGTTGGATATACGATAGACACAAAAGCAGTGGCATGCAATATTCCATTATTAAAGAAGGTTAGGTAAACTGTTGACAGACTGTTAACCTTATATGTACAAATACTCCATGCTTAGCCATCTATTATTAGTCATCATAACAATGtaacattatatatatttttatAAGAGAATATAGACAGGTGTAGCATTATGGAACAAAGCCCGCATTATGGAACAAAGCCCGAGCATTCACAATCTGCATCCATCTTAAATAGGAAACAAATTTAATATCTCATACGTAATTCAAAACGAACACTAAACATTAGTTCCAATTCATAGTATAGTGACTAAAAAGGAAAATGTGTCACTTTTTTGTTCTCGAACATGCACCATTTCGTATTAGAAGAAACATCAAGAAGGTGCAAGAGTACATAAGGCCAAGTGGCCTGACACAGAAAAGAAAAGCACAACAAATCAAAAGAAAACCAAGACCTAAAAAAGGAAGAGCTGTACAACGTCAAAAACCGCTATGCCCTCGCCCGAGTGGCCGACCCCGCCACGGCTGCTGGCACAGAACTGTCCGGAGATACAGTGAGATAAAGGAAAACGTGTCACTTTATCTTGAACGATCTTATTTTAGCTTACTGGAAGATGACAGAGGAACTTGAACAGAGCCATGAATGAATACTAATTCAGATAACGAACAGGTCCAACACAGTATAGTTGCATCCTACTATTTGATCTACCAATTTTAACCCCGTGACGAACAATAGTTCTCTAATAGTGGAAGCATTTGCACCAGAAGGAATGACCCACATGCATCATGCCATGAGTGTCAGCAGCAAGCAAGTATTCGCAAAGTATGCTGATGAAGGCATGCTAGGCTGACAGGATGGGCATATGCACTGACCAAATTTAAGCTA is drawn from Aegilops tauschii subsp. strangulata cultivar AL8/78 chromosome 1, Aet v6.0, whole genome shotgun sequence and contains these coding sequences:
- the LOC109735877 gene encoding lysophospholipid acyltransferase LPEAT1, with protein sequence MAVDAATAPSELGSSIRGEGEVAAKPLPSADAPAAQESLEELDQRYAPYARRDAYGPMGRGPLGAAEAARTAVAAAVLLPLRVVAGVLVLVAYYLVCRVCTLWVEEERAGGQGEGYARLQGWRRAWVVRCGRALSRAMLFVFGFYWIREHDRRFPDAEGKDLGQSELLERPGAIVSNHVSYVDILYHMSSSLPSFVAKRSVARLPLVGLISKCIGCIFVQRESKTSDFKGVSGAVTERIQRAHRQKNSPMMLLFPEGTTTNGDYLLPFKTGAFLARAPVQPVILRYPYKRFSPAWDSMDGARHVFLLLCQFVNYLEVVHLPVYYPSEQEKDDPKLYADNVRKLMAVEGNLILSDLGLAEKRVYHAALNGNNSLPRALHKKDD